The Quercus robur chromosome 7, dhQueRobu3.1, whole genome shotgun sequence genome has a segment encoding these proteins:
- the LOC126691144 gene encoding uncharacterized protein LOC126691144, with product MCVDFTDLNKACPKDSFPLPRIDQLVDSTAGHKLLTFMDAFSGYNQIKMAEEDQEKTAFITSQGLYCYKVMPFGLKNAGATYQRLVNKMFNQQIGRNMEVYVDDMLVKSKEELAHLDDLEETFATLRKHQMKLNPNKCVFGVASGKFLGFMVSQRGIEANPEKVQAIIDMAPPKTVKDVQKLTGRIAALNRFVSRATDKCLPFFKTLKQAFAWTDECEAAFQELKRYLSSPPLLSPSKGGENLYLYLAVSASAVSSALIREEGKKQLPVYYVSQAFQGAEFRYPRIEKIAFALIVASRKLRPQFDIEYHPRAAIKAQALADFIAEFTLPDEEGTTDEVDKWIIQTDGSSAQKRGGVGVVITTPDGEVMKYGVQLEFPATNNEAEYEGILTGLRLGKALGAKNLLIQSDSKLVIGQISGEYEAKEERMQKYLKLTRQLTQEFDTADFVQIPRNQNIGADEVSKLASSEAGRTSTDVAIEIQKYPSIEEVAVLTTQSTNTWMTPLISFLRDGRLPQNTDEARKVKKRAARFTILNDVLYKRGFSMPYLKCVDEDEAKYILEEVHGGVCGDHAGPRSLVNKVIRAGYFWPTIQGDAANLVRRCDRCQRYGNVQRLPAEKMTTISSPWPFAQWGIDIVGPLPQGKGQAAQVDHEAYKSLSNKIPP from the exons atgtgtgtagacttcactgacttgaataaagcatgcccaaaggacagcttccctctaccaaggATAGACCAACTCGTGGACTCTACCGCTGGACACAAGTTGTTgacgttcatggacgccttctcagggtacaaccagataaagatggctgaagaagaccaggagaagaccgccttcatcaccagccagggactctattgttacaaggtgatgccttttgggttgaaaaatgctGGAGCTACATACCAGAGGTTggtaaacaaaatgttcaacCAACAAATTGGCAGAAACATGGAGGTATACGtagacgatatgctcgtcaagagtaaggaagagctcGCTCATCTGGACGACCTGGAGGAGACTTTTGCAACCCTGAGAAAACACCAGATGAAGCTGAATCCTAAcaaatgtgtttttggggtagcctcgggaaaattcctgggattcatggtgtcccagagaggaatagaagccaATCCAGAAAAAGTACAAGCTATCATTGACATGGCTCCACCCAAGACCGTCAAGGATGTACAAAAACTTACGGGAAGGATAGCAGCtctaaacaggttcgtctctaggGCCACAGACAAATGCTTGCCCTTTTTCAAAACCCTCAAGCAGGCCTTTGCTTGGACTGACGAATGCGAAGCAGCGTTCCAAGAGTTGAAGCGATATCTGAGCAGTCCACCTCTCCTAAGCCCGTCCAAAGGAGGGGAGAACCTATATTTGTACCTGGCAGTATCAGCCTCGGCAGTCAGCTCAGcattgattagagaagaaggcaagaagcaACTCCCGGTGTACTACGTCAGCCAGGCCTTTCAAGGAGCCGAGTTCAGGTACCCAAGAATTGAAAAGATTGCGTTCGCGCTTATAGTAGCCTCGCGCAAGCTCAGACC TCAGtttgacatcgagtaccatccaAGAGCAGCCATCAAGGCACAAGCTCTGGCTGACTTCATCGCTGAATTCACTCTTCCAGACGAAGAAGGGACTACCGACGAAGTTGATAAATGGATAATACAGACAgatggttcgtcagcccaaaagagagggggagtaggggtcgtcataaccaCCCCCGACGGAGAAGTGATGAAATATGGAGTTCAACTGGAGTTCCCAGCCACcaataacgaagccgaatatgaaggaatattgacgggCTTGAGACTTGGAAAAGCTCTTGGTGCCAAAAACTTGCTTATCCAGAGTGATTCAAAGCTGGTAATCGGACAGATCAGTGGAGAGTACGaggcaaaggaagaaaggatgcagaaataccttaAACTGACAAGGCAGTTAACCCAAGAGTTCGACACAGCGGATTTCGTCCAGATACCAAGAAACCAGAATATTGGAGCTGATGAAGTGTCAAAACTAGCGTCGTCAGAAGCAGGAAGGACGAGCACAGACGTGGCAATAGAAATTCAGAAGTACCCAAGTATTGAAGAGGTGGCAGTGCTCACCACCCAGAGCACCAACACCTGGATGACGCCCTTAATATCCTTCCTCCGAGACGGGCGCTTACCCCAGAATACTGATGAAGCCAGAAAGGTCAAAAAGAGAGCAGCCAGGTTCACGATCCTAAATGACGTCttgtacaaaagaggcttctctatgcccTACCTGAAGTGCGTCGACGAGGACGAGGCCAAATACATCCTAGAAGAAGTACACGGAGGAGTCTGTGGCGACCATGCCGGCCCCAGATCCCTAGTAAACAAGGTGATAAGAGCGGGGTACTTTTGGCCAACCATACAGGGGGATGCTGCTAACCTCGTCAGAAGATGCGACAGATGCCAGCGGTACGGAAATGTACAACGGCTTCCAGCAGAGAAGATGACGACCATATCCTCCCCATGGCCATTCGCGCAATGGGGAATCGACATCGTCGGTCCTctgccccaaggtaaaggtcag GCAGCACAGGTCGACCATGAGGCCTATAAATCACtgagtaacaagattccgccttga